In Rhizobium sp. ZPR4, a genomic segment contains:
- a CDS encoding GNAT family N-acetyltransferase, which translates to MKSTFAVRTMRAGELELALEWARQEGWNPGIDDALAFWEADPSGFLIGAIGEVPIGCISVVRYGEAFAFLGLYMLHPEYRGRGYGKQLWNKGMMLAGNRTVGLDGVVAQQENYRRHGFEMAYRTLRYGGIPKVPEVDEQQAKQVVPVADGKLDGLVHYDAEIFPGLRHSFIRAWCGAPERRASFIVGGGSRVRGYGTIRRCFEGYKIGPLFANKPEVALALMSKLLAKTKGAPVYLDVPVDNVQAIRLAENCGLLPVFETARMYRGQAPAIPLDRVFGVTTLELG; encoded by the coding sequence ATGAAATCGACTTTTGCCGTGCGGACAATGCGGGCTGGCGAGCTGGAGCTTGCTCTGGAATGGGCTCGGCAAGAGGGCTGGAATCCCGGTATTGACGATGCGCTTGCCTTCTGGGAGGCGGACCCGTCCGGCTTTCTGATCGGCGCCATCGGCGAGGTGCCTATCGGCTGTATCTCTGTCGTCCGCTATGGCGAGGCTTTCGCTTTTCTTGGCCTTTACATGCTTCATCCCGAGTATCGTGGGCGGGGATATGGCAAGCAGCTTTGGAACAAGGGCATGATGCTTGCCGGCAATCGCACCGTCGGGCTGGATGGCGTCGTCGCGCAACAGGAAAACTACCGGCGGCACGGTTTCGAGATGGCCTATCGGACGCTGCGGTATGGCGGCATCCCCAAAGTGCCCGAGGTGGATGAACAGCAGGCAAAGCAGGTGGTGCCGGTTGCTGATGGCAAGCTCGATGGGCTGGTGCACTATGATGCGGAAATCTTCCCTGGCCTGCGTCATTCCTTCATCCGGGCCTGGTGCGGTGCTCCCGAAAGGCGCGCATCCTTCATCGTTGGCGGTGGCAGCAGGGTTCGCGGCTATGGCACGATCCGCCGCTGTTTCGAGGGTTACAAGATCGGTCCGCTGTTCGCCAACAAGCCGGAGGTCGCGCTTGCGTTGATGAGCAAGCTGCTGGCAAAGACCAAGGGCGCTCCGGTCTATCTGGATGTACCGGTCGATAATGTCCAGGCGATCAGGCTCGCGGAAAATTGCGGTCTGTTACCGGTCTTCGAGACGGCGCGCATGTATCGCGGCCAGGCGCCGGCAATCCCGCTCGATCGTGTGTTCGGCGTCACGACGCTGGAACTCGGATAG
- a CDS encoding UDP-glucose/GDP-mannose dehydrogenase family protein translates to MRITMIGSGYVGLVSGVCFADFGHDVICVDKDTSKIEALRRGEIPIFEPGLEQLVADNVRAGRLSFTTEVEASVAASDVVFIAVGTPSRRGDGHADLSYVYAAAREIAEHVKGFTVIVTKSTVPVGTGDEVERIVRETNPDADVAIVSNPEFLREGAAIEDFKRPDRIVIGLNDERARGVMTEVYRPLYLNQAPLLFTSRRTSELIKYAANAFLAMKITFINEMADLCEKVGANVQEVSRGIGLDGRIGSKFLHAGPGYGGSCFPKDTLALAKTAQDYDSPVRLIETTVSINDNRKRAMGRKVVTAMGGDIRGKSVAVLGLTFKPNTDDMRDSPAISIIQTLQDAGATVTGYDPEGMENARLVIDNIAYAEDAYGAARDADALVIVTEWNQFRALDFARLKSVMKAPVLVDLRNIYRHDEVTKHGFAYTSVGRPSSDDTL, encoded by the coding sequence ATGCGCATCACGATGATCGGCTCGGGTTATGTGGGGCTCGTATCGGGTGTTTGCTTTGCCGATTTCGGCCATGATGTCATTTGCGTCGACAAGGACACGAGCAAGATCGAAGCGCTGCGGCGCGGCGAAATACCGATCTTCGAACCGGGCCTCGAGCAGCTCGTTGCAGACAATGTCCGCGCCGGCCGCCTCTCCTTTACTACGGAGGTAGAGGCCAGCGTTGCCGCCAGCGACGTCGTCTTCATCGCCGTCGGCACGCCTTCACGCCGCGGCGACGGCCATGCCGACCTCTCCTACGTCTATGCCGCCGCTCGCGAAATTGCCGAGCACGTCAAGGGCTTCACCGTCATCGTGACCAAGTCGACCGTGCCTGTCGGCACTGGTGACGAGGTCGAACGCATCGTGCGTGAAACCAATCCGGATGCCGATGTCGCCATCGTCTCCAACCCAGAATTCCTGCGCGAAGGCGCCGCCATCGAGGACTTCAAGCGTCCTGACCGCATCGTCATCGGCCTCAACGACGAACGCGCCCGCGGCGTCATGACCGAAGTCTACCGGCCGCTCTACCTCAACCAGGCGCCGCTGCTCTTTACCTCCCGCCGGACGTCCGAACTCATCAAATACGCCGCCAACGCCTTCCTCGCCATGAAGATCACCTTCATCAACGAGATGGCCGATCTCTGCGAGAAGGTCGGCGCCAATGTGCAGGAGGTCTCGCGCGGCATCGGCCTCGACGGCCGCATTGGCTCAAAGTTCCTGCATGCGGGTCCCGGCTACGGCGGCTCCTGTTTCCCGAAGGACACGCTGGCGCTCGCCAAGACGGCGCAGGATTACGACAGCCCCGTGCGCCTGATCGAAACGACCGTGTCGATCAACGACAACCGCAAGCGCGCCATGGGCCGCAAGGTAGTCACGGCCATGGGCGGCGATATCCGAGGCAAGTCGGTCGCAGTCCTCGGCCTGACCTTCAAGCCAAACACCGACGACATGCGCGACAGCCCGGCAATCTCCATCATTCAGACGCTGCAGGATGCCGGCGCCACCGTGACGGGCTACGATCCGGAAGGCATGGAGAATGCCCGTCTGGTGATCGACAACATCGCCTATGCCGAGGATGCCTATGGCGCTGCCCGCGACGCCGACGCGCTCGTCATCGTGACAGAATGGAACCAATTCCGCGCACTCGACTTTGCCCGGCTGAAGTCCGTCATGAAGGCGCCAGTCCTCGTCGACCTCAGAAACATCTATCGCCATGACGAGGTCACAAAGCACGGCTTTGCCTATACAAGCGTCGGCAGACCCTCGAGCGACGACACACTTTAG
- a CDS encoding adenylosuccinate synthase, whose amino-acid sequence MTNVVVIGSQWGDEGKGKIVDWLSERADVIVRFQGGHNAGHTLVVDGVSYKLALLPSGLVRGKLSVIGNGVVVDPHHFVAEVEKLRAQGIAVTPDVLRIAENAPLILSLHRDLDAMREDAASNSGTKIGTTRRGIGPAYEDKVGRRAIRVIDLAEPETLPAKIDRLLTHHNALRRGMGVDEISFDALHTELSSVAEHILPYIDQVWRLLDEQRKAGARILFEGAQGALLDNDHGTYPFVTSSNTVAGQAAAGSGLGPTALGYVLGITKAYTTRVGEGPFPCELHDEIGKHLSTVGREVGVNTGRPRRCGWFDAVLVRQTVKTSGITGIALTKLDVLDGLDELKICVGYKLDGKEIDYLPASQAAQARVEPIYITLEGWKESTVGARKWADLPAQAIKYVRQVEELIGAPVALLSTSPEREDTILVTDPFEG is encoded by the coding sequence ATGACGAATGTTGTAGTGATCGGCTCGCAATGGGGTGACGAAGGCAAAGGCAAGATTGTCGACTGGCTTTCGGAACGCGCCGATGTGATTGTACGCTTTCAAGGCGGCCATAATGCCGGTCATACGCTTGTCGTCGATGGCGTCAGCTACAAACTCGCGCTGCTGCCTTCCGGCCTCGTGCGCGGCAAGCTCAGCGTCATCGGCAATGGCGTCGTCGTCGATCCTCATCACTTCGTCGCCGAAGTGGAAAAGCTGCGCGCCCAGGGCATTGCCGTCACGCCTGATGTTCTGCGCATCGCTGAGAATGCGCCGCTGATCCTGTCGCTCCATCGCGATCTGGATGCCATGCGCGAAGATGCTGCTTCCAACAGCGGCACCAAGATCGGCACGACACGCCGCGGTATCGGCCCGGCCTATGAAGACAAGGTCGGCCGCCGCGCCATTCGCGTCATCGACCTTGCCGAGCCGGAAACGCTGCCGGCCAAGATCGACCGGCTCCTGACACATCACAATGCACTGCGCCGCGGCATGGGCGTCGATGAAATCTCCTTCGATGCCCTGCACACCGAGCTGAGCTCTGTTGCAGAGCATATTCTTCCCTATATCGATCAGGTCTGGCGCCTGCTCGACGAGCAGCGCAAGGCCGGCGCCCGCATCCTTTTCGAAGGTGCGCAGGGTGCGCTGCTGGACAACGACCACGGCACCTATCCCTTCGTGACCTCCTCGAACACAGTTGCCGGCCAGGCCGCAGCCGGCTCTGGCCTCGGCCCAACGGCTCTCGGCTATGTGCTCGGCATCACCAAGGCCTACACGACCCGCGTCGGCGAAGGCCCGTTCCCGTGCGAGCTGCATGACGAAATTGGCAAGCACCTGTCGACCGTCGGCCGCGAAGTGGGTGTCAATACTGGCCGTCCGCGCCGCTGCGGCTGGTTCGACGCCGTGCTGGTACGCCAGACGGTAAAGACCTCCGGCATTACGGGTATCGCACTCACCAAGCTCGACGTTCTCGACGGCTTGGACGAGCTGAAGATCTGCGTCGGCTATAAGCTCGACGGCAAGGAAATCGACTACCTGCCGGCAAGCCAGGCAGCGCAGGCCCGCGTCGAGCCGATCTACATCACGCTCGAGGGCTGGAAGGAATCGACCGTCGGCGCCCGTAAGTGGGCCGATCTGCCGGCACAGGCGATCAAGTATGTGCGTCAGGTGGAAGAGCTGATCGGCGCGCCGGTGGCGTTGCTTTCGACCAGCCCGGAGCGCGAGGACACCATACTTGTGACTGACCCTTTTGAGGGCTAA
- a CDS encoding methyltransferase domain-containing protein: protein MESINRQTWRNPWALRDYRRSSGYLNEGERTAFTIAAPQTGRGRILDIGVGGGRTAQLLRGFASDYIGVDYTPEMVELCRKNHPDLRFEHMDARDLSAFRDASFDMIVFSYNGIDSVDAAGRLTILNEVARVLVSGGAFVFSTFHRGWGGFDHRVDYRRLEWTSNPVRLGLRTLRYVEGRISGTLRQRRLRPLEERDGEHAILLHGAHDFGVMVYATTPAQVQSQLADAGFAMPVLLLDLDGKSIGAVASAEHEYFHVVAHKPGL, encoded by the coding sequence ATGGAAAGTATTAACCGGCAGACCTGGCGTAATCCCTGGGCCTTGCGCGACTATCGCCGCAGCAGCGGCTATCTCAATGAAGGCGAGCGCACCGCCTTTACTATCGCTGCCCCGCAGACGGGCAGGGGGCGCATTCTCGATATCGGTGTCGGCGGGGGCCGCACCGCCCAACTCTTGCGTGGTTTCGCAAGCGATTACATCGGCGTCGACTACACGCCGGAGATGGTCGAGCTTTGCCGAAAGAACCATCCAGACCTTCGTTTCGAGCATATGGACGCTCGCGATCTCTCAGCATTTCGAGATGCCAGCTTCGATATGATCGTCTTCAGCTACAACGGCATCGATTCCGTCGATGCGGCGGGGAGGCTAACCATCCTGAACGAGGTGGCGCGCGTTCTTGTTTCGGGCGGTGCTTTCGTCTTTTCGACCTTCCACCGCGGCTGGGGTGGCTTCGATCACCGCGTCGACTATCGCCGGCTGGAATGGACGTCCAATCCGGTGCGGCTCGGGCTGCGAACCCTGCGCTATGTCGAAGGCCGCATTTCCGGCACGCTGCGCCAGCGTCGGCTAAGGCCGCTCGAGGAGCGAGATGGCGAACATGCGATCCTGCTGCATGGCGCTCATGATTTCGGCGTCATGGTCTATGCGACGACGCCGGCGCAGGTGCAGTCGCAGCTTGCCGACGCGGGCTTTGCCATGCCGGTGCTGCTGCTTGATCTCGATGGCAAGTCGATCGGTGCGGTGGCATCGGCCGAACACGAATATTTCCACGTCGTCGCCCACAAGCCGGGCCTTTGA